One part of the Mangrovibacillus cuniculi genome encodes these proteins:
- a CDS encoding MDR family MFS transporter, which translates to MPKSLWLLVIGMMINVTGASFLWPLNAIYIHQELGKSLTVAGLVLMINAGTSVVGNLVGGWLFDKIGGYRSIITGATISVISLAGLSLWHDWPYYVIFLATVGFGSGMVFPSVYAMAGTVWPEGGRKPFNAIYVAQNVGVALGAALGAFVAKFSFDWIFMANFGMYVIFFFLALFGYKTIKVEGAIQTSVIQEAKPIKNKSRIIALALLCAGYIMCWIGYVQWQSTISTYTQELGISLNQYGLLWTLNGGLIVLGQPLIKPIINRMQNHIKAQMLVGIAIFTLSFFILIFAQNFTIFAVSMIILTIGEMLVWPAVPTIASSLAPEGREGFYQGIVNSTATGGRMIGPLLGGIIVDSYGMAPLFMVLMGIGFLGFVFTAIYDRGIKTKAQSSSIAA; encoded by the coding sequence ATGCCTAAATCACTTTGGCTTTTGGTAATTGGAATGATGATAAATGTCACGGGAGCTTCTTTTTTATGGCCATTAAATGCTATTTACATTCATCAAGAATTAGGTAAATCATTAACCGTTGCAGGATTGGTGTTAATGATTAATGCGGGAACAAGTGTAGTTGGTAACTTAGTGGGTGGTTGGCTATTTGATAAAATAGGCGGCTATCGATCCATTATTACTGGTGCAACCATTTCCGTCATTTCACTAGCTGGCTTATCACTTTGGCATGATTGGCCTTATTATGTCATCTTTTTAGCAACTGTTGGTTTTGGCTCAGGTATGGTTTTTCCATCAGTTTATGCAATGGCCGGCACTGTTTGGCCAGAAGGTGGTAGAAAACCATTTAATGCTATTTATGTAGCACAGAACGTAGGAGTTGCCTTAGGTGCAGCGTTAGGGGCTTTTGTTGCTAAATTCTCGTTTGACTGGATATTTATGGCCAACTTTGGGATGTATGTCATTTTCTTCTTCTTAGCCTTATTTGGATATAAAACGATTAAAGTAGAAGGAGCAATACAGACATCTGTTATTCAAGAAGCAAAGCCAATAAAAAATAAATCAAGAATTATAGCACTGGCGTTATTGTGTGCTGGATATATAATGTGTTGGATTGGATATGTCCAATGGCAATCCACGATTTCCACATACACACAAGAGCTAGGTATTTCTTTAAATCAGTACGGATTACTTTGGACTTTAAATGGTGGATTAATTGTACTTGGTCAACCTTTAATCAAGCCTATTATAAATAGAATGCAAAATCATATTAAGGCTCAAATGCTTGTTGGAATTGCCATATTCACTCTTTCTTTTTTCATTTTAATTTTTGCGCAAAACTTTACCATTTTTGCCGTTTCAATGATTATTTTGACAATAGGTGAAATGTTAGTTTGGCCAGCTGTCCCAACTATCGCGAGTTCCTTAGCTCCAGAAGGTAGAGAAGGGTTCTATCAAGGTATTGTGAATAGTACTGCTACAGGTGGAAGAATGATTGGACCGTTATTAGGTGGTATTATCGTGGATTCTTATGGAATGGCACCTTTATTTATGGTACTAATGGGTATTGGGTTTTTAGGTTTTGTCTTTACGGCTATATATGATAGAGGAATAAAGACAAAAGCCCAATCTTCCTCCATTGCTGCATAA
- a CDS encoding glycogen biosynthesis protein GlgD, producing MVKPKSDQANPEQKTSSGREEFANHQSPVDQVKKANRKRAQQDY from the coding sequence ATGGTAAAACCAAAATCAGATCAAGCTAATCCAGAGCAAAAGACAAGTAGTGGAAGAGAAGAATTTGCAAATCATCAATCTCCTGTGGATCAAGTGAAAAAAGCTAATCGTAAGAGAGCTCAGCAAGATTATTAA
- a CDS encoding YtzC family protein: MATRKSVEECLQHCEDALRLAQEQFVEANRQEHYHDLEYVEAQGLLETAVNEVLKLTESANWQQKEQLHRMRLQLQSLQNEMILLNHDRPEKFTGGY, encoded by the coding sequence ATGGCAACACGTAAATCAGTAGAAGAGTGTTTACAACATTGTGAAGATGCATTGAGATTAGCTCAAGAACAGTTTGTTGAAGCAAACAGACAAGAGCATTATCATGATTTGGAGTATGTAGAAGCTCAAGGTCTATTAGAGACTGCTGTCAATGAAGTGTTAAAGTTGACAGAAAGTGCAAACTGGCAACAAAAGGAACAACTTCATCGTATGCGTCTACAACTTCAAAGTCTTCAGAATGAAATGATCCTTTTAAATCATGATCGTCCAGAAAAGTTTACAGGAGGGTACTAA
- a CDS encoding TIGR01212 family radical SAM protein (This family includes YhcC from E. coli K-12, an uncharacterized radical SAM protein.) produces MTNQISLPFDIKEQRFYSWNTQLKEHFGQKIIKVSLDGGFDCPNRDGTVAHGGCTFCSAAGSGDFAGNRVEPPPVQFQKGVEKMSSKWKSGKYIAYFQAFTNTHAPVGVLRERFESVLTLDGVVGISIATRPDCLPDDVLDYLEELHHRTYLWVELGLQTIHERTALLINRAHDLKTYDKGVQALRKRGIRVCTHLINGLPLENYNMMMETAQYVADQDIQGVKLHLLHLLKGTPMVKQYEKGLVEFMSQQDYIELICDQLEILPSSVTIHRITGDGPLSLMVGPMWSSDKWSVLNGINQELRNRDSWQGKKVRG; encoded by the coding sequence ATGACAAACCAAATTAGCCTCCCCTTCGATATAAAAGAACAACGATTTTACTCATGGAACACGCAATTAAAAGAACACTTCGGTCAAAAAATTATTAAAGTCTCCCTTGATGGCGGATTTGACTGTCCTAATAGAGACGGTACTGTGGCTCATGGTGGTTGTACGTTTTGCTCAGCTGCAGGTTCAGGTGATTTTGCTGGCAACCGAGTAGAGCCACCCCCCGTGCAATTTCAAAAAGGTGTAGAAAAAATGTCTTCTAAGTGGAAATCTGGTAAATATATTGCTTATTTCCAAGCTTTCACTAACACGCATGCGCCTGTAGGAGTATTACGTGAACGATTTGAATCTGTACTTACATTAGATGGTGTTGTAGGAATTTCTATTGCTACAAGACCTGATTGTTTACCAGATGATGTGTTAGATTATTTAGAGGAACTTCACCACAGAACTTATTTGTGGGTAGAATTAGGACTTCAAACCATTCATGAAAGAACTGCACTTTTAATAAATAGAGCTCATGATTTAAAGACGTACGATAAAGGGGTACAAGCACTACGCAAACGAGGCATTCGCGTTTGCACACATTTAATTAACGGATTACCTCTCGAAAATTACAATATGATGATGGAAACAGCACAATATGTTGCCGACCAAGATATTCAAGGTGTTAAACTTCATTTGCTACATCTTTTAAAAGGAACACCAATGGTAAAGCAATACGAAAAAGGATTAGTCGAATTTATGTCCCAACAAGACTACATTGAATTAATCTGTGATCAGTTAGAAATATTACCTTCTTCTGTCACCATACATCGTATTACTGGTGATGGTCCGCTCTCTCTCATGGTTGGCCCAATGTGGAGCTCCGATAAATGGAGTGTATTAAATGGAATCAATCAAGAGTTACGCAATCGTGATAGTTGGCAAGGAAAGAAAGTGCGAGGTTAA
- a CDS encoding class I SAM-dependent methyltransferase yields MTLDRVMTFAKKLLTERVISGDCVVDGTMGNGHDTAFLAGLVGDNGKVLAFDVQNQAVENTTTRLKELGLLERVNCILDGHENVATYLSAYEEKPLRAAMFNLGYLPGGDKSIVTTPDTTITAINVLCKKIERKGIIALIVYHGHEEGKIERDAVVSHVSQLNQKEFDVAKYEFINQVNDPPFLLLISKK; encoded by the coding sequence ATGACGTTAGATAGAGTGATGACATTTGCAAAAAAACTATTGACTGAACGAGTCATATCCGGAGATTGTGTAGTTGATGGCACGATGGGAAACGGACATGACACTGCGTTCTTAGCAGGGTTAGTTGGAGATAATGGAAAAGTTTTAGCGTTTGACGTACAGAATCAAGCAGTGGAAAATACCACTACTCGCTTGAAAGAATTAGGTCTCCTAGAACGAGTCAACTGTATTTTAGACGGACATGAGAATGTAGCAACATATTTGTCTGCTTACGAAGAAAAACCTCTACGTGCAGCAATGTTTAACCTAGGCTATTTGCCAGGCGGAGATAAATCAATTGTTACAACGCCTGATACTACAATTACTGCGATTAATGTATTGTGTAAAAAAATAGAAAGAAAAGGCATTATAGCGCTTATTGTTTATCATGGACATGAAGAAGGCAAAATAGAGAGAGATGCAGTAGTGTCTCATGTATCGCAACTAAATCAAAAAGAATTCGACGTAGCAAAGTATGAATTCATCAACCAAGTAAATGATCCTCCGTTTTTGTTGTTGATTTCTAAAAAATAA
- a CDS encoding response regulator transcription factor codes for MIKIVIAEDQQLLLGALGSLLNLEDDMEVVGKATNGEEALELVRTLQPDICLMDIEMPGGSGLDAAEQLKGSDCKVIILTTFARSGYFQRALKAGVQGYLLKDRPSEELANSIRNIMSGRKIYAPELMEDVYAPENPLTEREIEVLELVANGKNTQEIADSLKLKAGTVRNYISTILDKLEVKNRIEAITQSKEKGWFK; via the coding sequence ATGATTAAAATAGTGATTGCAGAAGATCAACAATTGCTACTCGGAGCACTCGGATCATTGTTGAATTTAGAAGATGATATGGAAGTAGTTGGGAAAGCGACCAATGGAGAAGAAGCGTTAGAATTGGTGAGAACGTTACAACCGGATATTTGTTTGATGGATATTGAGATGCCAGGTGGAAGTGGATTAGACGCTGCAGAGCAATTAAAAGGTTCCGATTGTAAGGTCATCATTTTAACGACTTTCGCTCGATCCGGTTATTTTCAAAGAGCTTTAAAAGCAGGAGTGCAAGGATATTTGTTAAAGGATAGACCGTCAGAAGAGTTAGCGAATTCCATTAGAAATATCATGTCTGGGAGAAAAATTTATGCGCCAGAGTTAATGGAGGACGTCTATGCGCCGGAAAATCCATTAACGGAGAGAGAAATAGAAGTTTTAGAATTAGTTGCAAATGGGAAAAACACACAAGAAATTGCGGATAGTTTAAAGCTAAAGGCTGGGACAGTAAGGAATTATATCTCCACTATTCTAGACAAATTAGAAGTGAAAAATCGAATAGAGGCCATCACGCAGTCGAAGGAAAAAGGGTGGTTTAAATAA
- a CDS encoding sensor histidine kinase, translated as MVRKKLSDIQAKTGISPYIWMILFILPFYFIFQLESPAAIVAGILLTVLFFLFYRIALRAKRWGIYVWGILLMGISIASTSLFSYIYFAFFLAHFIGNIKNRVPFLTLYFIHLVSTSIIINISIVQQDAVFLRQFPFVVIIWIAVILLPFSIHNRNERDVLTEKLEDANKRISDLSKLEERQRIARDLHDTLGQKLSLIGMKSDLARKLVTKNPEQAKQELKDVGQTARTALNEVRKMVSSMREVRLQDELLRVEQLLTAANITLIIHQTATEHKLSPLTENILSMCLREAVTNVVKHSLASRCEVSIDPRFKDVQLVIRDNGMFQKRKPDEVLGSGILGMKERVAFVNGSISIDTENGTEVTIVVPNDAKPKSEEK; from the coding sequence ATGGTCAGGAAAAAATTAAGTGACATTCAAGCGAAAACAGGAATATCTCCATACATTTGGATGATTTTATTTATCTTACCTTTTTATTTTATTTTTCAGTTGGAATCACCGGCTGCGATTGTAGCCGGTATCCTTTTAACCGTTTTATTCTTCCTTTTTTACCGCATTGCGTTGCGCGCAAAAAGATGGGGAATTTATGTTTGGGGAATTCTCTTGATGGGGATTTCTATTGCTTCAACAAGTTTATTTAGTTACATCTACTTTGCGTTTTTCTTGGCGCATTTTATTGGAAATATTAAAAATAGAGTTCCTTTTCTCACCTTATATTTTATTCATTTAGTCAGTACTTCCATTATCATAAATATCTCTATCGTTCAACAAGACGCTGTGTTTTTGCGTCAGTTTCCTTTTGTTGTCATCATCTGGATTGCTGTTATCCTTTTGCCGTTTAGTATTCATAACCGAAATGAGCGTGATGTGTTAACAGAGAAGCTAGAAGATGCGAATAAGCGTATTTCGGATTTAAGTAAGCTGGAAGAAAGACAACGGATTGCGAGAGATTTACATGATACGTTGGGGCAGAAACTTTCCTTAATTGGGATGAAAAGTGACTTAGCTCGCAAACTTGTGACGAAAAATCCAGAGCAAGCAAAACAAGAGTTAAAAGATGTTGGACAAACGGCCAGAACAGCTTTAAATGAAGTAAGGAAAATGGTTTCTTCTATGAGAGAAGTAAGGTTGCAAGATGAGTTGTTAAGGGTAGAACAATTGTTAACTGCAGCTAATATTACCCTAATTATTCACCAAACGGCAACGGAACATAAATTAAGTCCATTAACGGAAAACATTTTGAGTATGTGTTTGCGAGAAGCTGTAACGAATGTTGTAAAGCATAGCCTTGCTTCAAGATGTGAAGTTTCCATTGATCCAAGATTTAAAGATGTACAGTTAGTGATTCGTGATAACGGTATGTTTCAAAAACGAAAGCCAGATGAAGTGTTAGGAAGCGGGATTTTAGGAATGAAAGAACGCGTAGCATTCGTGAACGGATCTATTTCTATTGATACAGAAAATGGAACTGAGGTTACGATAGTCGTACCAAATGATGCAAAGCCGAAAAGTGAGGAGAAGTAA
- a CDS encoding fatty acid desaturase, which translates to MTQVEQRQLRKQVAPYEKAEMMRSVRQLCNTLLPFLAIWVVAYWSLSVSYWLTLGLAVVNAGLLTRIFIIFHDCCHYSFFKNRKLNKWVGTLTGVLTLVPYSQWQHEHAMHHATSSNLDKRGVGDIWVLTVKEYQEASIWTKIGYRLYRNPIVMFGLGPTYVFLISYRFNRKGARKEERLNTYLTNILIVLIATILSLTIGWQAFLLVQAPIFLISGTIGVWLFYVQHTFEDSYFEPDANWQYVSAAVEGSSYYKLPKVLQWFTGNIGYHHVHHLSPRVPNYKLEDVHNSSEPLQNVPTITLWSSLKSLKFRLYDENQKKFVSFGDLRTLQK; encoded by the coding sequence ATGACACAAGTAGAACAACGACAACTTCGAAAACAAGTTGCTCCTTATGAAAAAGCAGAAATGATGAGAAGTGTACGACAATTGTGTAACACCTTACTTCCTTTTCTTGCAATTTGGGTAGTAGCCTATTGGAGTCTTTCTGTATCGTATTGGCTAACATTAGGATTAGCGGTTGTGAACGCAGGTTTATTAACTAGGATCTTTATCATTTTCCATGATTGCTGTCACTACTCGTTTTTTAAAAATCGTAAACTAAATAAATGGGTTGGCACTTTAACAGGAGTATTAACACTAGTACCTTATTCACAGTGGCAGCACGAACATGCTATGCACCATGCTACTAGTAGTAACTTAGACAAGCGTGGAGTCGGCGACATTTGGGTTCTAACGGTAAAAGAATATCAAGAAGCATCCATCTGGACGAAAATTGGTTATCGATTATACCGAAATCCTATAGTGATGTTTGGTTTAGGACCAACATATGTATTTCTTATCTCGTATCGTTTTAACCGTAAAGGTGCACGAAAAGAAGAAAGACTAAACACGTACCTAACAAATATATTAATTGTACTTATTGCGACTATTCTTAGCTTAACAATCGGTTGGCAAGCATTCTTATTGGTGCAAGCTCCAATCTTCCTAATCTCAGGAACCATCGGTGTTTGGTTGTTCTACGTTCAACATACGTTTGAAGACTCATACTTTGAGCCAGATGCGAACTGGCAATATGTTTCGGCAGCAGTGGAAGGTAGTTCGTATTACAAACTACCGAAAGTTCTTCAGTGGTTCACAGGTAACATTGGTTACCATCATGTGCATCACTTGAGTCCACGTGTACCAAACTATAAGCTAGAGGATGTGCACAACTCTTCAGAACCGTTACAAAACGTACCAACCATTACTCTTTGGTCATCCTTAAAGTCTTTAAAGTTTAGACTATATGATGAGAATCAGAAAAAGTTTGTCAGTTTTGGTGACCTACGAACATTGCAAAAATGA
- a CDS encoding IS3 family transposase (programmed frameshift) produces MSQFSKEQKLLAVYRYQTENVSYRSLSKELGIDPSVLRHWVALVHYHGDTAFSFPYTNYSSAFKLKVIKSVKGLDYSIRKAAAIFQIPDPSMVRKWIRKWESQGSQAFQEEVRLVDMTKSKNTKQDKQSNPSIEELQKELDYLRMENAYLKKLKGLSSGKITKEMKAKVIYELRHEFPVKDLVKVARISRSTYYFIVKCWQRKDPDRKWKRRIKFIYKKHKGRLGYRRITDILQEKGHCINKKKVYRIMGDLGLRCIVRMKKYQSYISGFGKASENILNRNFHASKPNQKWVTDITEFKLFGQKLYFSPILDLFNGEIISYTLQTRPTYDLVEDMMLQALTRKKTSDDLLIHSDQGWHYRMPQYRRLLKDHNITQSMSRKGNCYDNAVIENFFGIFKSEFIQLEQFESVEHFIHELENYIFYYNNLRIKSKLNRKSPVAYRRNYEQAA; encoded by the exons TTGTCCCAATTTTCTAAAGAACAAAAGTTACTTGCTGTTTATCGATATCAAACTGAAAATGTAAGTTATCGCTCGTTATCCAAAGAACTAGGAATTGATCCTTCGGTCCTTCGACATTGGGTGGCATTAGTTCACTATCATGGAGATACTGCGTTTTCCTTTCCCTATACAAACTATTCTTCAGCCTTTAAACTAAAAGTAATTAAATCCGTTAAAGGCTTGGACTATTCTATTAGGAAAGCAGCTGCTATTTTTCAAATTCCTGATCCTTCTATGGTGCGTAAATGGATTAGGAAGTGGGAAAGTCAAGGATCCCAAGCCTTTCAAGAAGAAGTGAGGCTAGTAGACATGACCAAATCAAAAAATACCAAACAAGATAAACAATCAAATCCATCAATAGAAGAACTTCAAAAAGAACTGGATTATCTGAGAATGGAAAATGCTTATTTAAAAAAGTTGAAAG GCCTTAGTTCAGGAAAAATCACCAAAGAAATGAAAGCCAAGGTAATATATGAACTAAGGCATGAATTCCCCGTTAAAGACCTAGTTAAAGTAGCTAGAATTTCAAGAAGCACTTACTATTTCATTGTGAAGTGTTGGCAAAGAAAAGATCCTGATCGAAAATGGAAACGACGCATTAAATTCATCTATAAAAAACATAAAGGTCGATTAGGATATAGACGAATTACAGACATTCTCCAAGAAAAGGGTCACTGTATAAACAAAAAGAAAGTCTATCGTATCATGGGTGATTTGGGGTTACGCTGTATAGTAAGAATGAAAAAATATCAATCGTACATCAGTGGGTTCGGAAAAGCTTCTGAAAACATATTAAATCGTAATTTCCATGCCTCAAAGCCCAATCAAAAATGGGTGACAGATATTACGGAATTTAAACTATTTGGACAGAAACTATATTTCTCACCTATATTAGATTTATTTAATGGTGAGATTATTTCCTATACCCTTCAAACAAGACCGACATACGATCTAGTAGAAGATATGATGCTCCAAGCCCTTACTCGTAAAAAAACAAGTGATGATTTATTAATTCACTCAGATCAGGGGTGGCATTATCGAATGCCCCAATATCGTCGATTATTGAAAGATCACAATATCACCCAAAGTATGTCTAGAAAAGGAAACTGTTACGATAACGCAGTTATAGAGAACTTCTTTGGGATATTTAAATCAGAATTTATACAGTTAGAACAATTTGAGAGTGTAGAGCACTTCATACATGAATTAGAAAATTACATTTTTTACTACAATAACTTAAGAATTAAATCGAAACTAAATAGAAAAAGCCCAGTTGCCTATAGAAGAAATTATGAGCAAGCTGCTTAA
- a CDS encoding LLM class flavin-dependent oxidoreductase, with protein sequence MSIKLSVLDQSPIAEGKSPEKALQETVELAKLVEKLGYMRFWVSEHHDTSTLAGSSPEVLMSFLAANTSKIRVGSGGVMLPHYSSYKVAENMNVLATLAHGRVDVGVGRAPGGMPRATLALNNGNRPMTHQFKDQVEELRAYLQDDVDINHPYHGLKATPIPKSKADLWLLGSSPSSAELAAELGLPYTYAQFIQAEYTGHNLTTYKQQFKPSANLKYPYSMLAVFVLCGETEEEANYLASSIDLSLIQLEQGMPSKGTPNPEVASTYPYSFFEQQRVRQNRERMIVGTKEQVRDKLLHLQKQYDVDEFMLVTIMYDYEKRKRSYELVAEAMLNQ encoded by the coding sequence ATGAGTATAAAATTAAGTGTACTAGATCAGTCACCGATAGCCGAAGGAAAGTCTCCTGAAAAAGCATTGCAAGAAACAGTAGAATTAGCAAAACTAGTAGAAAAATTGGGGTATATGCGCTTCTGGGTTTCAGAACATCATGATACTTCCACTCTAGCTGGTTCTTCACCAGAAGTACTAATGAGTTTTCTAGCAGCTAACACTTCTAAGATTAGAGTAGGTTCTGGCGGAGTTATGCTACCTCACTATAGTTCTTATAAAGTAGCGGAAAATATGAATGTGTTAGCGACACTAGCGCATGGGAGAGTAGATGTTGGCGTTGGACGAGCACCAGGTGGAATGCCACGAGCAACACTTGCATTAAACAATGGCAATAGACCAATGACCCACCAGTTTAAAGATCAAGTAGAAGAATTGCGAGCATATTTACAGGATGATGTAGATATAAATCATCCTTATCATGGATTAAAGGCAACACCTATCCCTAAAAGTAAAGCGGATCTTTGGCTACTTGGATCCAGTCCATCAAGTGCGGAGTTGGCAGCGGAGCTTGGTTTGCCGTATACGTATGCTCAGTTTATCCAGGCAGAGTACACAGGTCATAACTTAACAACGTATAAACAGCAGTTTAAGCCATCTGCCAACCTTAAATATCCGTATAGCATGCTAGCTGTGTTTGTTTTATGTGGAGAGACAGAGGAAGAAGCAAACTATCTAGCTTCTAGCATTGATTTATCCTTGATACAGCTGGAACAAGGAATGCCTTCAAAGGGTACTCCTAATCCAGAGGTTGCGAGTACGTATCCATATTCGTTCTTTGAACAACAACGAGTAAGACAAAATAGAGAAAGAATGATTGTGGGAACAAAAGAGCAAGTAAGGGATAAATTACTTCATTTGCAAAAGCAGTATGACGTAGATGAGTTTATGTTAGTGACAATTATGTACGACTACGAAAAAAGAAAACGTTCCTATGAGCTTGTAGCAGAGGCTATGTTAAATCAATAA
- a CDS encoding tetraprenyl-beta-curcumene synthase family protein, whose translation MKTPTQPFTLMAKIYRHVLPYVHHEIRTWKNRAHLIPDKELRSQALASIEDKTFHCEGGGILALVSIHAKEPIISFIVAYQTISDYLDNLCDRSTSLDPKDFAALHQSMKDALTPGAPIQRYYRYRAEQEDGGYLADLVKTCQNTLEQLPNYPIIKGYLHTLCSYYCDLQIHKHVAHEERVPRLQNWHNKHVSDLPEMGWHEFSACSGSTLGIFSLVAHAHQTDFTRETAKRIMNGYFPYVQGVHILLDYVIDQQEDIEGGDLNFCTYYPDQETMFKRIVHFMEEADIAINQLPEARFHQMIHRGIVGIYLSDQKVEQQAHVKKLAKAVLKKGGFESYFFYWNGLAYRNVFKRIIKPIIRPSKAIS comes from the coding sequence ATGAAAACCCCTACACAGCCATTTACTTTAATGGCAAAGATTTATCGTCATGTATTGCCTTATGTACATCATGAGATTAGAACTTGGAAGAATAGAGCTCATCTAATTCCCGATAAAGAATTACGCTCCCAAGCATTAGCGAGTATTGAAGATAAAACATTTCACTGTGAAGGTGGGGGTATTTTAGCTTTAGTTTCCATACACGCAAAAGAACCAATAATATCGTTTATTGTTGCTTATCAAACAATCAGTGATTACTTAGATAATCTTTGTGATCGAAGTACCTCATTAGACCCAAAAGACTTTGCTGCGCTTCATCAATCGATGAAAGATGCATTGACACCGGGTGCTCCTATTCAACGGTATTATAGGTATCGTGCAGAGCAAGAAGATGGAGGATATTTAGCTGATTTGGTGAAAACTTGTCAAAATACGCTTGAACAACTTCCTAATTATCCAATAATAAAGGGTTACCTCCATACTTTGTGCAGTTATTATTGTGACTTACAAATACATAAACATGTTGCGCACGAGGAACGGGTGCCACGTTTGCAAAATTGGCATAACAAACATGTATCAGATCTTCCAGAAATGGGCTGGCATGAATTTTCGGCATGTAGTGGTTCCACGCTTGGTATTTTTTCATTGGTTGCACATGCTCATCAAACTGACTTTACGAGGGAAACAGCAAAGCGCATAATGAATGGGTATTTTCCGTACGTTCAAGGAGTCCACATTCTATTAGATTATGTTATTGATCAACAAGAGGACATCGAGGGCGGAGATTTAAATTTCTGTACGTATTACCCAGATCAAGAGACAATGTTTAAAAGAATAGTGCATTTTATGGAGGAAGCTGATATAGCGATTAATCAACTTCCAGAGGCGCGTTTCCATCAGATGATTCATAGAGGTATTGTCGGAATTTATCTATCAGATCAAAAAGTGGAACAACAGGCTCACGTCAAGAAATTGGCTAAGGCTGTGTTAAAAAAAGGTGGCTTTGAGAGTTACTTCTTCTATTGGAATGGTCTTGCTTACAGAAATGTATTTAAACGAATAATTAAGCCAATCATTCGCCCTTCCAAAGCAATTAGTTGA
- a CDS encoding alpha/beta hydrolase, giving the protein MWKWETEGNPKGVVVIVHGAMEHHGRYSWLIEMWRSSGYHVVMGDLPGQGAKSRSDRGHIDSFQQYLDEVEQWLQAAYQFEVPVFLLGHSMGGLVTIRLLQTSKLNVAGVILSSPCLGLIQQPPNFLKLMAKGLNVLSPTLKFKTGLTLDMATRNQIVKELEANDSLYITKVSVRWYQELVKTIGIAFEQIQETQDIPIFLMQAGDDQVVNKDLVKEWFYQLRGSDLHFKEWPNLYHEIFNEPEREDVFMYAEQFVRTQLKLLGYVVD; this is encoded by the coding sequence ATGTGGAAATGGGAAACGGAAGGAAATCCTAAAGGCGTTGTGGTGATTGTACACGGTGCAATGGAGCATCACGGTAGATATAGCTGGCTCATTGAAATGTGGCGTTCATCAGGTTATCACGTTGTCATGGGCGACTTGCCTGGTCAAGGTGCTAAGTCTAGGTCGGATCGTGGACACATTGACTCCTTTCAACAATATTTAGACGAAGTTGAACAGTGGTTGCAAGCAGCTTATCAGTTTGAAGTGCCAGTATTCTTGTTAGGTCATAGTATGGGGGGATTAGTTACTATTCGTTTGTTACAAACATCAAAGCTGAATGTAGCAGGTGTTATTTTATCATCTCCTTGCTTAGGCTTAATTCAACAACCACCAAACTTTCTAAAGCTTATGGCCAAAGGACTAAATGTTCTTTCTCCAACATTAAAGTTTAAAACAGGATTAACTTTAGACATGGCTACTAGAAATCAAATAGTAAAAGAACTCGAAGCAAATGATTCTTTATATATAACAAAAGTTTCCGTTAGATGGTATCAAGAATTAGTGAAGACAATAGGTATAGCTTTTGAACAGATTCAAGAAACACAGGATATCCCTATTTTTCTAATGCAGGCTGGGGATGATCAAGTTGTAAATAAAGATCTTGTGAAAGAGTGGTTTTACCAGCTAAGAGGTTCAGATCTTCATTTTAAAGAATGGCCGAACTTATATCATGAAATCTTTAATGAGCCAGAGCGGGAAGACGTATTTATGTATGCAGAACAATTTGTTCGTACACAGCTAAAATTATTAGGATACGTAGTAGATTAA